Proteins co-encoded in one Garra rufa chromosome 21, GarRuf1.0, whole genome shotgun sequence genomic window:
- the srp14 gene encoding signal recognition particle 14 kDa protein, producing MVLLENDAFLTELTRLFQKCRTTGSVVITLKKYDGRTKPVPRKGHPETFEPADNKCLLRASDGKTKISTVISTKEVIKFQMAYSNLLRAHMDGLKKKDKKSKSKKNKATQ from the exons ATGGTGTTATTAGAAAACGACGCG TTTCTGACTGAACTCACTCGGTTGTTCCAGAAGTGCAGGACCACTGGCAGTGTTGTCATCACTTTAAAGAAAT ATGACGGCAGAACGAAGCCAGTTCCCAGAAAAGGCCATCCAGAGACGTTTGAACCAGCAGACAACAAATGTCTCCTCAGAGCGTCAGATGGAAAGACCAAAATCAGCACAGTG ATCAGCACCAAAGAAGTAATAAAATTTCAAATG GCGTATTCAAACTTGTTGCGAGCGCACATGGACGGcttgaaaaagaaagacaaaaagagCAAAAGCAAGAAAAATAAAGCCACACAGTGA